A genome region from Bradyrhizobium sp. WSM1417 includes the following:
- a CDS encoding ribbon-helix-helix protein, CopG family: MPQDMVDAVDVYSITERTTRSEAFRRLIQLGLKARATGLIW; the protein is encoded by the coding sequence TTGCCTCAGGACATGGTCGACGCGGTTGACGTCTACTCAATCACTGAAAGGACAACCCGCTCAGAAGCCTTTCGACGGCTGATCCAACTCGGGCTCAAGGCTAGGGCTACAGGGCTGATCTGGTAA